The Acinetobacter defluvii genome includes a region encoding these proteins:
- a CDS encoding IscS subfamily cysteine desulfurase, with translation MKRPIYLDYAATTPVDPQVAERMMECLTFDGIFGNAASRSHAYGWQAEEKVEYAREQVANLIKADPREIVWTSGATESDNLALKGIAQFYASKGKHIITSKIEHKAILDTCRELEEEGFEITYLEPEERTGLITPEMVQAALRPDTILVSLMMVNNEIGTVTDVAAIGELTRANKTYFHVDAAQAAGKVEIDLSTMKVDLMSFSGHKVYGPKGIGALYVRRQPRVRIKAQMHGGGHERGMRSGTLATHQIVGMGEAFELAGKNLHAEQARLRILRDKLWNGLQDLEQVFLNGHPEHNVANYLNVSFNFVEGESLMMALKDAAVSSGSACTSATLEPSYVLRALGLSDELAHSSIRFSFGHYTTEEDIDHVIQITKAAVEKLRALSPLWDMYKEGIDLNSVEWAEH, from the coding sequence ATGAAACGTCCTATTTATCTTGACTATGCAGCAACTACTCCTGTCGACCCTCAAGTTGCAGAGCGTATGATGGAATGCTTAACCTTTGATGGTATCTTTGGGAATGCAGCATCACGTTCACACGCTTACGGATGGCAAGCAGAAGAAAAAGTTGAATATGCACGTGAACAAGTCGCTAACCTCATCAAAGCAGACCCACGTGAAATCGTGTGGACATCAGGTGCAACTGAGTCTGATAACCTTGCACTCAAAGGTATTGCTCAATTTTATGCATCTAAAGGTAAACACATTATTACCTCTAAAATTGAACATAAAGCAATTTTAGATACTTGCCGTGAGCTTGAAGAAGAAGGCTTTGAGATTACTTATCTTGAGCCTGAAGAGCGTACAGGCTTAATTACACCTGAAATGGTACAAGCTGCGCTTCGTCCAGATACTATTCTTGTGTCACTCATGATGGTGAACAACGAAATTGGTACAGTTACTGATGTTGCTGCTATTGGTGAGTTGACACGTGCCAATAAAACCTATTTTCATGTTGATGCTGCACAAGCTGCTGGTAAAGTGGAAATCGACCTAAGTACCATGAAAGTTGATTTGATGAGTTTCTCAGGTCACAAAGTTTATGGTCCTAAAGGAATTGGTGCACTTTATGTACGTCGTCAACCACGTGTGCGTATTAAAGCGCAAATGCACGGTGGTGGTCACGAACGTGGTATGCGTTCAGGTACTTTGGCAACGCATCAAATCGTTGGGATGGGTGAAGCATTTGAACTTGCAGGTAAAAACTTACATGCGGAACAAGCACGCTTACGCATCTTGCGTGACAAACTTTGGAATGGCTTACAAGACCTTGAACAAGTGTTCTTAAATGGTCATCCAGAGCATAATGTTGCCAACTACTTAAACGTTAGCTTCAATTTCGTTGAAGGTGAATCGTTAATGATGGCATTGAAAGATGCCGCTGTATCATCGGGTTCAGCATGCACATCTGCAACATTAGAACCTTCTTATGTATTACGTGCTTTAGGTCTATCAGATGAGCTTGCACACAGTTCTATCCGTTTCAGTTTTGGTCACTATACCACTGAAGAAGATATTGATCATGTGATTCAAATCACCAAAGCTGCGGTTGAAAAGTTACGTGCCCTTTCACCACTTTGGGACATGTATAAAGAAGGTATTGACCTAAATTCAGTTGAATGGGCTGAACATTAA
- a CDS encoding phasin family protein, translating into MDVENQISKDDLSVQAKKEKKHTRIKSSRKSSLDFRKYTKQIWLAGLGAFSRAEEEGNKLFDALVKVGEELESKSVEVDETEVEQQTHKVVEKTKETVAETKEKFEKTLDAHVNHSLNRIGLVTVKDIQHLEALILQLHQKVDGLVEENKNLSERLQKIANSSLE; encoded by the coding sequence ATGGATGTAGAGAACCAAATTTCAAAGGATGATCTAAGCGTGCAAGCAAAAAAAGAAAAAAAACATACAAGAATTAAATCTTCACGCAAGTCTTCTCTTGATTTTAGAAAATATACTAAACAAATTTGGTTGGCAGGTTTAGGTGCTTTTTCTCGTGCAGAAGAAGAAGGGAATAAGTTATTCGACGCTTTAGTAAAAGTAGGTGAAGAGCTTGAGTCTAAAAGTGTAGAGGTCGATGAAACTGAGGTTGAACAGCAAACTCATAAAGTGGTGGAGAAGACTAAAGAAACAGTAGCTGAAACTAAGGAAAAGTTTGAAAAGACATTAGATGCGCATGTTAATCATTCATTGAATCGGATTGGTTTGGTCACAGTCAAAGACATACAGCATTTGGAGGCTTTAATTTTACAGTTACACCAAAAGGTGGATGGTTTGGTCGAAGAGAATAAAAATCTATCAGAACGACTCCAAAAAATAGCCAACTCCTCACTTGAATGA
- a CDS encoding LysR substrate-binding domain-containing protein: MKKTNIMAKYQLPPLNSLRMFEVVARNNSFSLAAEELCVTHSAVSHQIKQLETWVGKKLLIRHAHGATLTLDGQALFSNCVKLFSGLDQCLEQIRQQPTQHSLTLAAPSSFMAHWLIPKLESFEAQYPEISIKLMTSNDLKLLEKHQVDMVILNHTQFEKFPDAIQNITLFQDQIGPVCTAERVQQLQHKSDIFQQTLLHTQSNQHAWEMWATQSNLDLTQAKQQRHFDHLNLMIEAAASGLGVAIAPQSLVEKELLNGRLAAPFDFIECGLLFSLCCQKTRLKDENIQIFKRWLLTQVE; encoded by the coding sequence GTGAAAAAAACTAACATCATGGCAAAATATCAACTTCCACCTCTTAATTCGCTACGCATGTTTGAAGTTGTTGCACGCAATAACAGTTTTAGTTTGGCAGCTGAAGAACTGTGTGTAACGCATAGTGCGGTGAGCCACCAAATTAAACAACTTGAAACATGGGTTGGGAAAAAATTACTTATTCGTCATGCGCATGGCGCAACACTTACTTTAGATGGACAAGCTTTATTTAGTAATTGTGTAAAATTATTTAGTGGACTTGATCAGTGTCTTGAGCAAATTCGCCAACAACCAACACAGCACAGCTTAACTTTAGCCGCACCAAGTAGTTTTATGGCACACTGGTTAATTCCAAAGTTAGAAAGTTTTGAAGCGCAATATCCTGAAATTTCTATTAAATTAATGACTAGCAATGATTTAAAATTATTAGAAAAACATCAGGTTGATATGGTGATTCTTAACCACACGCAGTTTGAAAAATTTCCAGATGCGATTCAAAATATTACACTTTTTCAGGATCAAATCGGTCCTGTTTGTACAGCTGAACGTGTACAACAATTACAACATAAATCTGATATTTTTCAGCAAACGCTATTACACACGCAGTCAAATCAGCATGCTTGGGAAATGTGGGCAACGCAAAGCAATTTGGACTTAACTCAAGCAAAACAGCAACGTCATTTTGATCATCTTAATTTGATGATTGAAGCGGCTGCCTCAGGTTTAGGGGTTGCGATTGCACCACAAAGTTTAGTTGAAAAAGAACTTTTAAATGGGCGTTTAGCTGCACCTTTTGATTTTATCGAATGTGGTTTATTGTTTTCTTTATGCTGTCAAAAAACACGATTAAAAGATGAAAATATTCAAATATTTAAACGATGGTTATTAACCCAAGTTGAGTAA
- the ychF gene encoding redox-regulated ATPase YchF codes for MGFNCGIVGLPNVGKSTLFNALTKAAIAAENFPFCTIEPNTGIVPVPDPRLDKLTAIVKPQRVIPTTMEFVDIAGLVAGASKGEGLGNQFLANIRETDAIAHVVRCFEDENVIHVNGKIDPLDDIATINTELALADLETVTKAVTRLAKSAKGGDKEAVATKAVLDKILPLLDEGKPARAADLDDDERKLVRGFGLMTLKPTMYIANVAEDGFENNPHLEAVKKLAAEENAIVVPLCNQIEAEISLLEDEDRAEFLEALGVEEPGLNVVIRAGYALLGLQTYFTAGVQEVRAWTVKVGATAPQAAGVIHTDFEKGFIRAECVAYDDFIQYNGENGAKEAGKWRLEGKTYVVQDGDVLHFRFNV; via the coding sequence ATGGGTTTTAATTGCGGTATTGTCGGCTTGCCGAACGTTGGTAAATCTACACTTTTCAATGCATTGACTAAAGCTGCTATTGCTGCGGAAAACTTTCCATTTTGTACCATCGAACCCAATACAGGTATCGTGCCAGTACCTGATCCACGTTTAGACAAATTAACAGCCATCGTAAAACCCCAACGCGTCATTCCAACCACGATGGAATTTGTGGATATTGCAGGTTTAGTTGCTGGCGCATCTAAAGGTGAAGGTTTAGGTAACCAATTCCTTGCAAACATCCGTGAAACTGATGCGATTGCACATGTCGTTCGTTGCTTTGAAGATGAAAATGTCATCCATGTAAATGGTAAAATTGATCCATTAGATGACATTGCAACCATTAACACTGAACTTGCACTTGCTGACTTAGAAACCGTCACCAAAGCAGTGACTCGTTTAGCAAAATCTGCAAAAGGTGGCGACAAAGAAGCTGTTGCAACCAAAGCGGTATTAGACAAAATCTTACCTTTGCTTGATGAAGGTAAACCTGCACGTGCAGCAGACTTGGATGATGATGAACGTAAACTTGTTCGTGGTTTTGGTTTAATGACATTAAAACCAACTATGTACATCGCGAACGTTGCAGAAGATGGTTTTGAAAATAATCCACATTTAGAAGCTGTGAAAAAGTTAGCTGCTGAAGAAAATGCCATCGTTGTTCCGCTTTGTAACCAAATCGAAGCTGAAATTTCACTTCTTGAAGATGAAGATCGTGCTGAGTTCTTAGAAGCTTTAGGGGTGGAAGAACCTGGTTTAAACGTGGTTATTCGTGCAGGTTATGCATTACTTGGTCTGCAAACTTACTTCACCGCAGGCGTTCAAGAAGTTCGTGCTTGGACTGTTAAAGTTGGCGCAACAGCACCACAGGCTGCAGGCGTGATTCACACAGACTTTGAGAAAGGTTTTATCCGTGCTGAATGTGTTGCTTATGATGACTTCATTCAATATAACGGTGAAAATGGTGCAAAAGAAGCCGGGAAATGGCGCTTAGAAGGTAAAACGTATGTAGTACAAGATGGTGATGTTCTACATTTCCGTTTTAATGTCTAA
- the iscU gene encoding Fe-S cluster assembly scaffold IscU — MAYSEKVIDHYENPRNVGVLDKNAENVGTGMVGAPACGDVMRLQIQVDDNGVIEEARFKTYGCGSAIASSSLVTEWLKGKTLDEAQAIKNIDIANELALPPVKVHCSVLAEDAIKAAVEDYRSKKSKA; from the coding sequence ATGGCTTATAGTGAAAAAGTAATTGATCATTACGAAAACCCTCGTAATGTTGGTGTGTTAGATAAAAATGCTGAAAACGTAGGTACAGGTATGGTCGGTGCACCTGCTTGTGGTGACGTCATGCGTCTACAAATCCAAGTAGATGACAACGGTGTCATTGAAGAAGCACGTTTTAAAACTTATGGCTGTGGTTCAGCAATTGCATCTAGCTCACTGGTCACCGAATGGTTAAAAGGTAAAACTTTAGACGAAGCTCAAGCGATCAAAAATATTGATATTGCCAATGAGCTCGCACTTCCGCCAGTAAAAGTACACTGTTCTGTACTTGCAGAAGATGCGATCAAAGCGGCTGTTGAAGATTATCGCAGCAAAAAATCTAAAGCTTAA
- the hscB gene encoding Fe-S protein assembly co-chaperone HscB yields MSHFELFDLPEALDIDLATLKSNFLNLQQQYHPDKAEDKDQALIKSSEINQAYKVLSNVDSRAAYLLSLQKQDHHLDQSINDFEFLQSALEIREQLDESHNIEQLHSLKNEVQQWIDGLVREFKIDYADEDWADARDTVRKLRFFQKVMNDIDKAEDRLLDDEDFDLDDDF; encoded by the coding sequence ATGAGTCATTTTGAGCTGTTCGATCTCCCAGAAGCACTCGATATTGATTTAGCAACATTAAAATCAAATTTTTTAAACTTGCAGCAACAATATCATCCTGATAAAGCCGAAGACAAAGACCAAGCTCTGATTAAATCAAGTGAGATTAACCAAGCTTATAAAGTCTTATCCAATGTCGACAGTCGTGCTGCTTATCTTCTCTCCTTGCAAAAGCAAGATCATCACTTAGATCAATCCATTAATGATTTTGAATTTTTACAATCTGCTTTAGAAATTCGTGAACAATTGGATGAATCTCACAATATTGAACAATTACATTCACTCAAAAATGAAGTCCAACAATGGATTGATGGCTTGGTGCGTGAGTTCAAAATTGATTATGCTGATGAAGATTGGGCAGATGCACGTGATACTGTACGCAAATTGCGTTTTTTCCAAAAAGTCATGAATGACATTGACAAAGCTGAGGATCGGCTTTTAGATGACGAAGATTTTGACTTAGATGATGATTTTTAA
- a CDS encoding glutathione S-transferase family protein: protein MRILYQFPLSHYCEKARWLLDHKELDFVAQNIIPGVHRAFAQLKTGQNKLPILKDADRWIADSTQIALYLDDIYPEHTLLRSDANLRQQALDINVISNELGQHVRRWGLAQALLVSDEPLEIMIGEKGYLRQFEKFSKPILKTLVSKSYQLDAEKVADSKYKMDEIIQQLNDKLVENQCRYLVGERLGLADIAVCSMLAPLLFINGTPWEIEFEDSLSDEVKSYQEALLSMPIGQYVQRIYLTERNARVDWRGI from the coding sequence ATGCGCATTCTTTACCAATTTCCTTTATCGCATTACTGTGAAAAAGCACGTTGGTTACTTGATCATAAAGAATTAGATTTTGTAGCGCAGAATATTATACCTGGAGTACATCGGGCATTTGCTCAACTGAAAACAGGGCAAAATAAGCTTCCAATTTTAAAAGATGCTGATCGTTGGATAGCTGACTCAACCCAAATCGCACTGTATTTAGATGACATTTATCCAGAACACACATTGTTACGCTCAGATGCAAATTTACGTCAACAAGCCTTAGACATTAATGTTATTTCAAATGAATTAGGGCAGCACGTACGCCGTTGGGGGTTGGCTCAAGCACTTTTAGTCAGTGATGAACCACTTGAGATTATGATTGGTGAAAAAGGATATTTACGTCAATTTGAGAAATTTTCCAAGCCGATATTAAAAACTTTGGTGTCCAAAAGCTATCAATTAGATGCTGAAAAAGTTGCAGACTCTAAATATAAAATGGATGAAATCATCCAACAATTAAATGACAAATTAGTTGAAAATCAGTGTCGTTATCTCGTGGGTGAGCGCTTAGGTTTAGCAGATATTGCAGTGTGTTCAATGCTTGCACCTTTATTATTTATCAATGGTACACCTTGGGAAATCGAGTTTGAAGACAGCTTATCGGATGAGGTAAAAAGCTATCAGGAAGCATTATTAAGTATGCCAATCGGGCAGTATGTACAACGGATTTATTTGACAGAACGTAATGCGCGGGTGGACTGGCGTGGGATTTAA
- the trpB gene encoding tryptophan synthase subunit beta, with the protein MADLYTGDGPDQLGRFGQFGGKYIPESLMLAINELEAAFNEIKNDPEFWGEYQQLLNDFVGRPSPLFYAKNLTALCGGAKIYLKREDLNHTGAHKINNCIGQILLARKMGKTRIIAETGAGQHGVATATVCALFNMKCVIFMGETDVQRQQMNVERMTLLGAEVHSVKKGNATLKDAMNEALHDWISNVESTYYLLGTGAGPHPYPMMVREFQKIIGKEAREQILLKEQKLPDALVACIGGGSNAIGLMHAFLKDESVHCYGVEAGGKGLDTAFHAASLSGGKPGVLHGNLTYLLQDEDGQIQEAHSVSAGLDYPGVGPEHALLKETGRVEYVSATDQEAVEAFKLLTQKEGIIPALESSHAVAFACQLAKKMHPEQVIIVNLSGRGDKDMHTVKNYKNEE; encoded by the coding sequence ATGGCAGATTTATATACAGGTGATGGACCAGATCAACTGGGGCGTTTTGGACAGTTTGGTGGTAAATACATACCTGAAAGCCTGATGTTGGCGATTAATGAATTAGAAGCGGCTTTTAATGAAATAAAAAATGACCCTGAATTCTGGGGAGAATATCAGCAACTATTAAATGATTTTGTAGGTCGCCCTAGTCCACTATTTTATGCAAAAAATCTAACAGCACTGTGTGGTGGAGCTAAAATTTATTTAAAACGTGAGGATTTAAATCACACTGGCGCACATAAGATTAATAATTGTATTGGGCAAATTTTACTTGCTCGAAAAATGGGTAAAACACGCATTATTGCTGAAACAGGGGCAGGGCAACATGGGGTAGCAACGGCTACAGTTTGCGCACTATTTAACATGAAATGTGTCATTTTTATGGGAGAAACAGACGTACAACGTCAACAAATGAATGTTGAGCGTATGACCCTGTTAGGGGCAGAAGTACATAGTGTGAAAAAGGGCAATGCAACCCTCAAAGATGCGATGAATGAAGCATTGCATGATTGGATCAGTAATGTAGAGAGCACGTATTATCTCTTGGGAACAGGTGCAGGACCACATCCTTATCCGATGATGGTACGGGAGTTTCAAAAAATTATTGGTAAAGAAGCACGTGAGCAAATTTTACTCAAGGAACAAAAACTTCCTGATGCTTTAGTGGCTTGTATAGGTGGTGGTTCAAATGCCATAGGTTTAATGCATGCATTTTTGAAAGATGAAAGTGTACACTGTTATGGCGTAGAAGCTGGAGGTAAAGGTTTAGACACTGCTTTTCATGCAGCATCATTATCAGGGGGTAAACCAGGGGTATTACATGGAAACTTGACTTATCTGTTGCAAGATGAAGATGGTCAAATTCAAGAGGCACATTCCGTTTCAGCAGGTCTAGACTATCCTGGTGTAGGACCTGAGCATGCGCTGTTAAAAGAAACTGGACGAGTTGAGTATGTCAGTGCTACAGATCAAGAAGCAGTTGAAGCCTTTAAATTACTGACACAAAAAGAAGGCATTATTCCGGCTTTAGAAAGTTCACATGCGGTTGCTTTTGCGTGTCAATTGGCAAAAAAAATGCATCCAGAACAAGTCATCATTGTCAATCTGAGTGGTCGTGGTGATAAAGACATGCATACCGTAAAAAATTATAAAAATGAGGAATGA
- a CDS encoding Lrp/AsnC family transcriptional regulator, producing the protein MELDRYDKQILEILTHEDINLNELSERINLSVSSVHRRIKHLIETDIMTNLKRDINYEKLGFKLHVILQVSLSKHDTDTFAKFLEELENIPEVINAFLVTGQSADFLVEVVAKDMENYSEILLKRIGKIEFVVALHSSFVIKEYNVFNCSGLLSRV; encoded by the coding sequence ATGGAACTTGATCGTTACGATAAGCAAATTTTAGAAATTTTAACCCATGAAGATATTAATCTAAATGAGCTATCTGAACGTATCAATTTATCAGTAAGTTCTGTACATCGCCGTATCAAGCATTTGATTGAAACGGACATCATGACCAATTTAAAACGTGATATTAATTATGAGAAATTGGGCTTCAAATTGCATGTGATTTTGCAAGTATCATTAAGCAAACATGATACTGATACATTTGCTAAATTTTTAGAAGAATTAGAAAATATTCCCGAAGTGATCAATGCTTTTTTAGTCACAGGGCAGTCGGCTGACTTTTTAGTGGAAGTTGTTGCGAAGGATATGGAAAATTATAGCGAAATATTATTGAAACGTATTGGTAAAATTGAATTTGTAGTGGCATTACATTCGAGTTTTGTGATCAAAGAATACAACGTCTTTAATTGTAGTGGTTTGCTAAGTCGTGTGTAA
- a CDS encoding HU family DNA-binding protein, producing the protein MNKSELIDAIAEKGGLSKTDAGKALDATIASIGEALKGGDTVTLVGFGTFSVKERAARTGRNPKTGEELQIKASKVPSFKAGKGLKDSVA; encoded by the coding sequence ATGAATAAATCAGAATTAATTGACGCGATTGCAGAAAAAGGGGGATTGTCTAAGACTGATGCTGGTAAAGCATTAGATGCGACTATTGCTTCAATTGGTGAGGCGTTAAAAGGCGGAGACACTGTAACTTTAGTTGGTTTTGGTACTTTCAGTGTGAAAGAACGTGCAGCACGTACAGGTCGTAATCCTAAGACTGGTGAAGAACTTCAAATTAAAGCAAGTAAAGTACCTAGTTTTAAAGCAGGTAAAGGACTTAAAGATTCAGTTGCATAA
- a CDS encoding SurA N-terminal domain-containing protein: protein MESFRKLIRGWLGKVLLVLFLTPLALVGIEGYFSGGNKADVAKTVNGQDISNKDLDAQTKGLKDQYLKMVNGDESLLNNDFIKNAALDSLIARALLVQQAEKLGISLSDGQIEQMLAQQPSFQENGKFSQPLYENYLRSVGITSSALIANLRQDHALQMLMGTFTNNALVSKVDLELIANLQTEQRNLYLASVKLDEYKQNVKVSNQEIADYYNKHQNKFKQVASVDVDYVVLTPAMLPQASQQVSAVELEEAYAAFVDQQKQNAKREVKHILITTDNRNAQEAEKLANDVYAKIKAGMTFTQAAAQYSEDDSSKAKGGVIEYTEGVFDSSFDNAVKSAKNAEITRPVKTQYGYHLIEVQRDVGEIPTFEAKKAELTEEVLKSKSANLFADTVNSLNEQVVSNDALDIISSEVKTAKIESVKGITVATTNPVLADPSVKAKIFSDDVKNGDRNVSSSIQLKDGNTVWVKVRDYHAAGVQPLAQATARVKAQLIQDKAVTAAKAKIAAMLEDFKKLPAQQVLAKYPFTFESAGMFTRSQGLKREIERAAFSVPAPKAGMWSVTTASLPDEMVVVGVAEVKKAPVDSLDPAQAQELTQLYQRMRGQQLLDDYTQYLKANAKIK from the coding sequence ATGGAATCGTTTCGTAAACTCATAAGAGGCTGGCTCGGAAAAGTCCTACTGGTTTTATTTTTAACTCCATTGGCATTGGTTGGTATTGAAGGTTATTTCAGTGGGGGAAATAAAGCAGACGTAGCGAAGACTGTAAATGGTCAAGACATTTCCAATAAAGATTTAGATGCACAAACCAAAGGTCTGAAAGACCAATATTTAAAAATGGTTAATGGTGATGAATCGTTATTGAATAATGATTTTATTAAAAATGCAGCTTTGGATAGTCTCATTGCACGTGCCTTGTTGGTTCAGCAAGCTGAAAAACTAGGTATTTCTTTAAGTGATGGGCAAATTGAACAAATGTTGGCGCAACAACCGAGTTTTCAGGAAAATGGTAAATTTTCTCAACCACTCTATGAAAATTATCTGCGTTCAGTCGGGATAACTAGTTCAGCTTTGATTGCAAATCTTCGTCAAGACCACGCATTACAAATGTTGATGGGAACATTTACCAATAACGCCTTGGTGAGTAAAGTCGACTTAGAATTGATTGCTAACTTGCAAACTGAGCAACGTAATCTTTATTTAGCAAGTGTAAAACTTGATGAATACAAACAAAATGTCAAAGTCAGTAATCAAGAAATAGCCGATTATTATAATAAACATCAAAATAAATTTAAGCAGGTTGCATCTGTTGATGTCGATTATGTGGTGTTAACACCTGCAATGCTGCCACAAGCAAGTCAACAAGTTTCGGCAGTTGAGCTGGAAGAGGCTTATGCAGCATTTGTGGATCAACAAAAGCAGAATGCAAAACGTGAAGTTAAACATATCTTGATCACAACAGATAACCGTAATGCGCAAGAAGCAGAAAAACTAGCCAATGATGTTTATGCAAAAATTAAAGCAGGCATGACATTTACGCAAGCTGCTGCACAGTATTCTGAGGATGATTCATCCAAAGCTAAAGGTGGCGTGATTGAATATACTGAAGGGGTATTTGACAGTAGTTTTGACAATGCTGTGAAATCAGCAAAAAATGCTGAAATTACTCGCCCTGTAAAAACGCAATATGGTTATCATCTGATCGAAGTACAGCGTGATGTTGGAGAGATTCCAACATTTGAAGCGAAAAAAGCAGAATTGACAGAAGAAGTACTGAAGTCTAAATCAGCGAATTTATTTGCAGATACTGTAAATAGCTTGAACGAACAAGTTGTCAGTAATGATGCTTTAGATATTATTTCAAGTGAAGTGAAAACTGCAAAAATCGAATCTGTTAAAGGTATTACAGTGGCAACAACCAATCCTGTATTGGCTGATCCAAGTGTCAAAGCAAAAATATTTAGCGATGATGTAAAAAATGGTGATCGTAATGTGTCGAGCAGCATTCAGTTAAAAGATGGCAATACCGTTTGGGTAAAAGTGCGTGATTACCATGCAGCAGGGGTTCAGCCTCTAGCCCAAGCAACTGCACGTGTTAAAGCTCAATTGATTCAAGACAAAGCAGTAACTGCGGCAAAAGCGAAAATTGCAGCGATGTTGGAGGACTTTAAGAAACTGCCTGCACAACAAGTGTTAGCGAAGTATCCATTTACTTTTGAATCAGCAGGAATGTTTACACGTTCTCAAGGCTTAAAACGTGAAATTGAACGTGCTGCCTTCAGTGTTCCAGCACCTAAAGCAGGGATGTGGTCGGTCACTACAGCTTCTTTACCTGATGAAATGGTCGTTGTTGGTGTTGCTGAAGTGAAAAAAGCACCTGTTGATAGCTTAGATCCAGCACAAGCACAAGAGTTAACTCAACTTTACCAAAGAATGCGTGGTCAACAATTATTGGATGACTATACGCAATACTTAAAAGCCAATGCAAAAATTAAGTAA
- the iscA gene encoding iron-sulfur cluster assembly protein IscA — protein sequence MIHLTENAATHISNYLKNRGKGEGIRLGVKTSGCSGLAYVLEFVDDIDTHDQIFEQFGVKVFVDPKSLVYLDGMEMDYVKNGLNEGFEFNNPNKKGECGCGESFTV from the coding sequence ATGATCCATCTAACTGAAAATGCTGCAACTCATATCAGCAATTATTTAAAAAATCGCGGTAAGGGTGAAGGTATTCGTCTAGGCGTGAAAACTTCAGGCTGTTCTGGTTTGGCTTATGTGCTTGAGTTTGTCGATGACATTGATACCCATGATCAAATCTTTGAACAGTTTGGTGTAAAGGTTTTTGTAGACCCGAAAAGTTTGGTGTATCTGGATGGCATGGAAATGGACTATGTAAAAAATGGTCTGAATGAAGGCTTTGAATTCAATAACCCAAATAAAAAAGGCGAATGCGGTTGTGGTGAATCTTTTACCGTTTAA
- a CDS encoding Rrf2 family transcriptional regulator has protein sequence MRLTTRGRYAVTALLDLALQPTEQTITLAEIAARQTISVAYLEQLFAKLKRHGLVSSVRGANGGYYLARNAAEITVLEIIEAVNETVDATRCDHKGNCQNGAMCLTHDLWQELSHHIADYLAKITLADLVARDNVQTVALRQNTPSLDSALLSATGI, from the coding sequence ATGCGCCTAACTACTCGCGGTCGCTACGCAGTGACTGCTCTACTTGATCTAGCTTTGCAGCCAACTGAACAAACGATCACGCTTGCAGAAATTGCAGCTCGTCAAACGATCTCTGTCGCTTATCTTGAGCAACTGTTTGCTAAACTTAAACGTCATGGTCTTGTTTCTAGTGTTCGTGGTGCTAACGGTGGGTATTACCTAGCGCGCAATGCCGCAGAAATTACAGTATTAGAAATTATTGAAGCCGTAAATGAAACCGTTGATGCAACACGTTGTGACCATAAAGGTAACTGTCAAAACGGTGCAATGTGTTTAACACATGATTTATGGCAAGAACTCTCCCATCATATTGCCGATTATTTAGCTAAAATTACGCTTGCTGATCTTGTTGCACGTGACAATGTCCAAACAGTTGCACTACGCCAAAATACTCCAAGTTTAGATTCAGCCCTTCTATCGGCTACAGGTATTTGA